In one window of Maribacter sp. BPC-D8 DNA:
- a CDS encoding DUF2147 domain-containing protein, with protein MKNLFFLLAMTISFISYGQTITGQWETFDEETNEKKALIEIYKTNDTYFAKIVNSYKSDADKVCDNCKGSKKGQKIRGLVIIEDIKKDGDEYNDGTILDPENGKEYKCYLELEEPNKLKVRGYLGFSLLGRTQYWIRKQ; from the coding sequence ATGAAAAATTTATTCTTCCTATTAGCAATGACAATAAGCTTTATTAGCTACGGACAAACAATTACAGGTCAATGGGAAACCTTCGATGAGGAAACAAACGAGAAAAAAGCACTCATTGAAATCTATAAAACGAACGATACCTATTTCGCCAAAATAGTGAATAGCTATAAAAGTGATGCAGACAAAGTTTGCGATAACTGTAAAGGTTCAAAAAAAGGACAAAAAATAAGAGGTCTAGTAATCATAGAAGATATTAAGAAAGATGGTGATGAATATAACGACGGTACTATTTTAGATCCAGAAAACGGTAAAGAGTATAAGTGCTATTTAGAACTAGAAGAACCTAACAAATTGAAAGTGAGAGGTTATTTAGGTTTTTCGTTATTAGGAAGAACTCAATATTGGATCAGAAAGCAATAA
- a CDS encoding SMI1/KNR4 family protein, which yields MPFPVEEKYIVETESELNVKFPSDFKNRMITSNGGEIDSDDYFFQLHPFFDKSDKKRISRTCNHIALETKNAQEWKDFPENAIVIGDGGSGDLLFLQHNGNGILSDEIYLWDHGEIEKIAESIEELDE from the coding sequence ATGCCATTTCCTGTAGAAGAAAAATATATTGTCGAAACAGAATCTGAATTGAATGTAAAATTTCCATCCGACTTTAAAAATCGAATGATAACATCTAATGGTGGAGAAATAGACTCAGATGATTATTTCTTTCAGCTCCATCCCTTTTTTGACAAATCTGATAAAAAGCGAATAAGCCGAACATGTAACCATATTGCACTTGAAACCAAAAATGCACAGGAATGGAAAGATTTTCCTGAGAACGCAATTGTAATTGGAGATGGTGGCTCTGGAGATCTACTATTTTTACAGCATAACGGAAACGGAATTCTATCTGATGAAATTTATTTATGGGATCACGGAGAAATTGAAAAAATAGCAGAATCTATTGAAGAACTAGATGAATAG
- a CDS encoding bile acid:sodium symporter family protein gives MKLKIDKFVFFIIIAIVLAYLFPQWGTQENKLPINAISSIGISLIFFFYGLKLSPEKLKQGLKNWKLHLLVQGATFLLFPLLVLLLHPLIQNEEQENIWLGFFFLAALPSTVSSSVLMVSLAKGNIPAAIFNASISGIIGIALTPLWMGLFVSDLQTDFDFTEIYIKLIVQIIIPVIIGLLLHRFFGSFVQKHNSKITLFDKSIILLIIYKSFSESFEKNIFSAVSILDLLLILIGVIFLFSIVFYLTKLISKRLHLNKEDQITAQFCGTKKSLVHGTVFSKILFGNMASIGIILLPLMLFHAIQILIISVVAAKLSVRK, from the coding sequence ATGAAATTGAAGATTGATAAGTTTGTCTTTTTTATAATTATTGCCATAGTATTAGCATACTTATTTCCACAGTGGGGAACACAAGAAAATAAACTTCCGATAAACGCAATTAGTAGTATAGGTATTTCACTAATTTTCTTTTTTTACGGACTCAAGTTAAGTCCCGAGAAATTAAAACAAGGACTCAAAAACTGGAAATTACATCTATTGGTGCAGGGAGCTACTTTTCTACTTTTCCCTTTATTGGTTTTACTGTTGCATCCATTAATTCAAAATGAAGAACAAGAAAACATTTGGTTGGGTTTCTTTTTTTTAGCTGCATTACCATCTACAGTTTCATCTTCAGTTCTTATGGTCTCGCTGGCAAAGGGGAATATACCAGCAGCAATTTTCAACGCCAGTATTTCTGGTATTATAGGTATTGCCCTTACCCCATTATGGATGGGACTATTTGTAAGTGATTTACAAACAGATTTCGATTTTACAGAAATTTACATTAAACTAATTGTACAAATAATAATACCAGTAATAATAGGGCTTCTTTTACATCGCTTTTTTGGTTCTTTTGTACAGAAACATAATAGCAAAATAACACTGTTCGATAAATCGATAATTCTATTGATTATCTATAAAAGCTTTAGTGAGTCTTTTGAAAAGAATATTTTTAGTGCTGTCTCTATATTAGATTTACTTCTCATTTTAATAGGTGTCATATTCTTGTTTTCAATTGTATTCTATCTCACCAAATTAATATCAAAAAGACTACATCTTAATAAAGAGGACCAAATTACCGCCCAATTTTGCGGCACTAAAAAATCGTTGGTACACGGTACCGTTTTTTCTAAAATACTATTTGGCAATATGGCATCTATTGGTATTATCTTATTACCGCTCATGTTGTTTCATGCCATACAAATATTAATAATCAGTGTAGTTGCTGCAAAATTATCGGTTCGGAAATAA
- a CDS encoding PaaI family thioesterase — translation MSVYQKVEALASKVFKKNTIFRYGFNLSPMYKRSTAKLIEVSEDLLHVKIIVPISYKNKNYVNSIFGGSMFSAVDPIPMIQLLTIMGNDYVVWDKSAEIFFKKPAKENLYADFDFSEKELVEIRAQVAEKKEIDIIKTTQLTNKEKTQVFCEVRKTIYIADKDYFKQKRKKKQVAST, via the coding sequence ATGTCAGTTTATCAGAAAGTTGAGGCGTTAGCATCAAAAGTATTTAAGAAAAATACCATATTTAGATATGGCTTCAATCTATCGCCTATGTACAAAAGAAGCACTGCAAAATTAATTGAGGTGTCTGAAGATCTATTGCATGTAAAAATAATAGTACCAATAAGCTACAAGAACAAGAATTACGTCAACTCCATTTTTGGCGGTAGTATGTTCTCAGCGGTGGACCCCATACCTATGATTCAGCTATTAACCATTATGGGAAACGACTATGTAGTTTGGGATAAATCTGCCGAAATATTCTTTAAAAAACCAGCAAAAGAAAACTTATACGCAGACTTCGATTTTTCTGAGAAAGAGCTTGTAGAAATTAGAGCGCAAGTAGCCGAAAAGAAAGAAATTGATATTATTAAAACCACTCAGCTTACCAATAAAGAGAAAACCCAAGTTTTTTGCGAGGTCAGAAAAACAATTTATATAGCTGACAAAGACTATTTTAAACAAAAGCGGAAGAAAAAACAAGTGGCTAGTACTTAG
- a CDS encoding DUF1569 domain-containing protein encodes MKTIFNKNTNSELIERIQTLKASDNAQWGKMDSYQMLKHCTLGEELFQGKKEYKRLFIGRLFGRMALKGIMKNELPMKKNQPTHPEFKISGTGDFNIEKEKWIGLLNVYNGFSNSNFIHPFFGKMTNEEIGIFVYKHTDHHLRQFGR; translated from the coding sequence ATGAAAACCATATTCAATAAGAACACTAACAGCGAATTAATTGAGCGAATTCAAACATTAAAAGCATCTGACAATGCGCAATGGGGAAAAATGGATTCATATCAAATGCTAAAACATTGCACGTTGGGCGAAGAACTGTTTCAAGGCAAAAAGGAGTATAAAAGGCTATTCATTGGCAGGTTGTTTGGCAGAATGGCGTTGAAGGGAATCATGAAAAATGAACTTCCGATGAAAAAGAATCAACCTACGCATCCGGAATTTAAAATATCTGGAACGGGAGATTTCAACATTGAAAAGGAAAAATGGATTGGTTTACTAAATGTTTATAACGGTTTTTCAAACTCCAATTTCATTCATCCGTTCTTCGGAAAAATGACCAATGAAGAAATTGGCATATTTGTATACAAACATACCGATCATCATTTAAGACAATTTGGTAGATAA
- a CDS encoding NAD-dependent epimerase/dehydratase family protein, with the protein MQTILGANGQIAIELAKELKKKYTSDIRLVSRNPKKVNDTDTLFSANLLDKQKTEEAVKGSEIAYLTVGLPMNTKMWVDQFPIMMHNVIDACKKHHTKLVFFDNTYMYAQNDNPLTEESGFAPVGQKGKVRAEITTMLLDEMAANNLEAVICRAPEFYGPDKTQSITNAIIFDNIKQGKKLKVFISDATLRTLIWTPDASKAMALIGNTPDTYNQTWHLPCDDSRLTYKQFIALTSDVYGKSFTYAVVPKIAFKIGGIFKTQMKELQELLPRYKSNNIFVSTKFKNRFPDFLVTTYLEGIEQIKNEH; encoded by the coding sequence ATGCAAACGATACTTGGGGCTAACGGTCAAATCGCTATAGAATTAGCGAAAGAGTTGAAAAAAAAGTACACTTCTGACATCAGACTCGTTAGTCGAAATCCGAAAAAAGTAAACGATACCGACACGCTTTTTTCTGCTAATTTATTAGATAAGCAAAAAACCGAAGAAGCTGTAAAAGGGAGTGAAATTGCTTACCTAACTGTTGGTCTACCGATGAACACTAAAATGTGGGTTGACCAATTTCCCATAATGATGCATAATGTCATCGATGCATGCAAAAAGCACCATACAAAATTGGTGTTCTTTGACAATACTTATATGTATGCGCAAAACGATAATCCGTTAACTGAAGAAAGCGGATTTGCACCTGTGGGACAAAAAGGAAAAGTAAGAGCAGAAATTACTACCATGCTTTTAGATGAAATGGCTGCAAATAATTTAGAAGCAGTTATTTGTAGAGCACCAGAATTTTATGGTCCTGATAAAACGCAGAGTATTACCAACGCCATCATTTTTGATAATATAAAGCAAGGCAAAAAATTAAAAGTATTTATTAGCGACGCTACCTTAAGAACATTAATATGGACACCAGATGCCAGTAAGGCAATGGCTTTAATTGGTAACACACCAGACACCTATAATCAAACCTGGCACTTACCCTGCGATGATTCACGGCTTACCTATAAACAGTTTATCGCTTTAACTTCTGATGTATATGGCAAATCATTTACCTATGCTGTAGTACCCAAAATCGCTTTTAAAATAGGTGGTATTTTCAAAACACAAATGAAAGAATTACAAGAATTGCTACCAAGATATAAGAGTAATAACATATTCGTTTCAACCAAGTTTAAAAATAGATTTCCAGATTTTTTGGTAACCACGTATCTAGAAGGTATTGAGCAAATTAAAAATGAGCACTAA
- a CDS encoding Crp/Fnr family transcriptional regulator, translating into MQDEHFLKNIFSPTTFSESELEIIIPKFKKVSFSKTEYLLKEGKTENHYWFIESGFARSFVNDTKGNDITTDFYGQGEIAIDWSSFFLRNPTRENIQALTDIVCWQLDFDTFQELFHSIEPFREQGRKKLVSSYFALKNQRVSFIADEAKERYLQLVQEKPHIFKNVSLQHIATYLGITKYSLSRIRKEITS; encoded by the coding sequence ATGCAAGACGAACACTTCCTTAAAAATATATTCTCCCCTACTACTTTTTCAGAAAGCGAATTGGAAATCATTATTCCTAAATTCAAAAAAGTAAGCTTTTCTAAAACCGAATATCTTTTGAAAGAAGGCAAAACTGAAAACCACTATTGGTTTATAGAAAGCGGTTTCGCCCGGTCGTTTGTTAATGACACCAAGGGCAACGATATTACTACAGACTTTTATGGGCAAGGGGAAATCGCTATAGATTGGTCTTCCTTTTTTCTTCGCAACCCTACAAGAGAGAACATTCAGGCATTAACTGATATTGTTTGCTGGCAATTAGACTTTGATACGTTTCAAGAGCTATTTCATAGTATTGAACCTTTTAGAGAACAAGGTCGTAAAAAATTGGTCAGCAGTTATTTTGCACTTAAAAATCAGCGGGTATCGTTCATTGCAGATGAAGCAAAAGAACGCTATCTACAGCTAGTTCAAGAGAAACCTCACATTTTTAAGAATGTTTCGTTACAACATATTGCCACGTATTTAGGTATTACGAAGTATTCGTTAAGCCGCATTCGTAAAGAAATTACATCGTAA